A region of Ramlibacter agri DNA encodes the following proteins:
- a CDS encoding SDR family NAD(P)-dependent oxidoreductase has protein sequence MQAFQGKTAFITGGASGIGRALAKALGARGAVVRVADIDGAGAQRVADECGGTAVQLDVRDADAVRNAVEAFAREHGHLDYIFNNAGIGAGGEAHEIPLPVWRHVIDIDLYGVLHGVLAAYPIMVKQRSGHIVNTASMAGLGPAPLLAPYALAKHAVVGLSTSLRIEAAAHGVRVSALCPSVIETPILEKRNLQGTGIPWVPDARRFLTRVAGTPYPVDRCAEDTLAAVERNERVIVMPARGRIGWLLGRLFPKLPEKLLQAAVQAERNTRAAVATREA, from the coding sequence ATGCAGGCTTTCCAGGGCAAGACGGCGTTCATCACCGGCGGCGCTTCCGGCATCGGGCGGGCGTTGGCGAAGGCGCTCGGCGCGCGCGGCGCAGTGGTGCGCGTCGCCGACATCGACGGCGCCGGGGCGCAGCGCGTGGCCGACGAGTGCGGCGGCACCGCGGTGCAACTCGACGTGCGCGATGCCGATGCAGTGCGCAATGCGGTGGAAGCCTTCGCCCGCGAGCACGGCCACCTGGATTACATCTTCAACAACGCCGGCATCGGCGCCGGCGGCGAAGCGCACGAGATTCCGCTGCCGGTCTGGCGGCACGTGATCGACATCGACCTGTACGGCGTCCTGCACGGCGTGCTGGCGGCCTACCCGATCATGGTGAAGCAGCGCTCGGGGCACATCGTCAACACCGCCTCGATGGCCGGCCTCGGGCCGGCGCCGCTGCTGGCGCCTTATGCGCTGGCCAAGCACGCGGTGGTCGGCCTTAGCACCAGCCTGCGCATAGAAGCGGCGGCGCATGGCGTGCGCGTGAGCGCGCTGTGCCCTTCCGTCATCGAGACGCCGATCCTGGAGAAGCGCAACCTGCAGGGCACGGGCATCCCCTGGGTCCCGGACGCCCGCCGTTTCCTGACGCGCGTGGCCGGCACGCCCTACCCCGTCGACCGCTGCGCCGAGGACACCCTCGCCGCGGTCGAACGCAACGAACGCGTCATCGTGATGCCGGCGCGCGGCCGTATCGGGTGGCTGCTGGGACGCTTGTTCCCGAAGTTGCCGGAGAAGTTGCTGCAGGCCGCCGTGCAGGCGGAGCGCAATACGCGCGCCGCCGTCGCCACGCGCGAGGCTTAG
- a CDS encoding MFS transporter → MRRVTLTVAAALFMLLLDGSILNTSLPAMARALGVRPLALSAAVTVYLLAAAAVLPLASWLGERFGLRRLFALAIALFTVSSLLCGLAQDAQQLVIARALQGFGGGLMMPVGRTLAMQRARKEDLIGIQALLTWPALFAPVLGPPLGGFITTYASWRWNFLLNIPLGAVAIFLILRWVPREELRPPRPLDVRGAVGAALGLTLLLGGLEATAHAVGEHVAVAPALVTIAAGFVALYATVWHLGRAEHPVVSLAPLAHHTFRVATVTGGTFASMTLQATPFLLPLLFQLALGRSAVDAGAMLLPYFLGNLGMKSVSTPILLRLGFRRVLVLMGFANAVAIAAFAFTGPQTPWLVLVLLLVAAGCVRSMLLTAVNTLMFADVTLPERGAASALSTISMQVAAAMGVAVGAILLALAQAANGHPHLELPDFRVAFLVMGAICALATVSFWRLPHDAGAEMTRATAGRAG, encoded by the coding sequence GTGCGTCGCGTGACTCTTACCGTGGCGGCAGCGTTGTTCATGCTGCTGCTGGACGGCTCCATCCTGAACACTTCCCTGCCTGCAATGGCCCGCGCCCTCGGCGTGCGCCCGCTGGCGCTGAGCGCGGCAGTCACCGTGTACCTGCTGGCCGCGGCCGCCGTGCTGCCGCTGGCCAGCTGGCTGGGCGAGCGCTTCGGCCTGCGCCGCCTGTTCGCGCTGGCCATCGCCCTGTTCACTGTGTCGTCGCTGCTGTGCGGACTGGCGCAGGACGCGCAACAGCTGGTGATCGCCCGCGCGCTGCAGGGCTTCGGCGGCGGCCTGATGATGCCGGTGGGCCGCACCCTGGCGATGCAGCGCGCGCGCAAGGAAGACCTGATCGGCATCCAGGCGCTGCTGACCTGGCCCGCGCTGTTCGCGCCGGTGCTGGGCCCGCCGCTCGGCGGCTTCATCACCACCTATGCGTCGTGGCGCTGGAACTTCCTGCTGAACATCCCGCTGGGTGCGGTTGCCATCTTCCTCATCCTGCGCTGGGTGCCGCGTGAAGAGTTGCGGCCGCCGCGGCCGCTGGACGTGCGGGGCGCTGTCGGCGCCGCGCTGGGCCTGACCTTGCTGCTGGGCGGACTGGAAGCCACGGCCCACGCCGTCGGCGAGCATGTGGCGGTGGCGCCGGCCCTCGTCACCATCGCGGCCGGCTTCGTCGCGCTGTATGCAACGGTCTGGCACCTGGGACGCGCGGAGCATCCGGTCGTCAGCCTCGCGCCGCTGGCGCACCACACCTTCCGCGTCGCCACGGTCACCGGCGGCACCTTCGCTTCGATGACCCTGCAGGCCACGCCTTTCCTGCTGCCTCTGCTGTTCCAGCTGGCGCTGGGGCGCAGCGCCGTCGATGCCGGCGCGATGCTGCTGCCTTACTTCCTGGGCAACCTGGGCATGAAGTCGGTGTCCACGCCGATCCTTCTGCGCCTGGGCTTCCGGCGCGTGCTGGTGCTCATGGGCTTCGCCAACGCGGTGGCCATAGCGGCCTTCGCGTTCACCGGGCCGCAGACGCCCTGGCTGGTGCTGGTGCTGCTGCTGGTCGCGGCCGGCTGCGTGCGCTCCATGCTGCTGACCGCGGTGAACACGCTGATGTTCGCCGACGTGACGCTGCCCGAACGCGGCGCGGCCTCGGCCTTGTCCACGATTTCCATGCAGGTGGCGGCCGCGATGGGCGTGGCGGTCGGCGCCATCCTGCTGGCGCTGGCGCAAGCAGCCAACGGCCACCCGCACCTGGAACTGCCGGACTTCCGCGTGGCCTTCCTGGTGATGGGCGCGATCTGCGCGCTGGCGACCGTGAGCTTCTGGCGGCTGCCGCACGATGCCGGCGCGGAGATGACCCGCGCTACCGCGGGACGCGCGGGCTAA
- a CDS encoding hydroxyacid dehydrogenase, which yields MQKRVVRSDLWIAPAFDERLAGEPDIAPGIFSVRGNSAAAWEKLSAAHVYHVSAAKDELPKEFFASAGLLARCPDLLCVSSGGAGYDTVDVAACTAAGVLVVNQAGGNAVSVAEHTLAMILGLSRRMIEGDRRMRREIGYAREDVMGREIRGKTVGLVGIGHIGTRVAALARAFGLEVIATDPLLPAEEIARRGAESVSFDQLLARSDFVSLHCPRDAGSLKMMNAAAFARMKKGSIFITTARGGIHDEAALVQALQSGHLAGAGVDVWDQEPPPLDHPLLAMDNVFATFHVAGVTHEARRNMAAISAEQIVGLLAGERPPRLINPEAWPAYEKRRAQILR from the coding sequence ATGCAGAAGCGGGTCGTCCGCTCCGATCTGTGGATCGCGCCCGCGTTCGACGAGCGCCTGGCCGGCGAGCCCGACATCGCGCCTGGCATTTTTTCGGTGCGCGGCAACAGCGCAGCGGCATGGGAGAAGCTGTCGGCGGCACACGTCTATCACGTCTCCGCCGCGAAGGACGAACTGCCGAAGGAGTTCTTCGCAAGCGCCGGCCTGCTGGCGCGCTGCCCGGACCTGCTGTGCGTGTCCTCCGGCGGGGCGGGTTATGACACGGTGGACGTCGCCGCTTGCACCGCGGCCGGCGTGCTGGTGGTCAACCAGGCCGGCGGCAACGCAGTCTCCGTCGCGGAGCACACCCTCGCGATGATTCTCGGCCTCTCCCGCCGGATGATCGAGGGCGACCGCCGCATGCGGCGCGAGATCGGCTACGCCCGTGAGGACGTCATGGGCCGCGAGATCCGCGGCAAGACGGTCGGACTGGTGGGCATCGGCCACATCGGCACGCGGGTCGCGGCCCTCGCGCGCGCTTTCGGGCTGGAGGTCATCGCAACTGACCCGCTCCTGCCCGCGGAAGAGATCGCACGCCGTGGCGCCGAGTCCGTGTCCTTCGACCAGCTTCTTGCCCGGTCCGACTTCGTGTCGCTGCACTGCCCCCGCGATGCGGGCAGCCTGAAGATGATGAACGCCGCCGCTTTTGCACGCATGAAGAAGGGATCGATCTTCATCACCACGGCGCGCGGAGGCATCCACGACGAAGCAGCCCTGGTGCAGGCGCTGCAGTCGGGCCACCTGGCCGGTGCCGGCGTCGACGTGTGGGACCAGGAGCCGCCACCCCTGGACCATCCGTTGCTGGCCATGGACAACGTCTTTGCCACCTTCCATGTGGCGGGCGTGACGCACGAGGCGCGCCGCAACATGGCCGCGATCAGCGCGGAGCAGATCGTCGGCCTGCTGGCCGGGGAACGGCCCCCCCGCCTGATCAATCCGGAAGCCTGGCCGGCCTACGAGAAGCGTCGCGCGCAGATCCTGCGCTGA
- a CDS encoding LysR substrate-binding domain-containing protein, whose translation MVAAALGGVGLAQVPEPTAREHIASHRLEEVLAGHASSSSGLFLYFPARAQVMPKLRAFIEHVKAYAAAVLLDPPPPPAPVVHYPYLDVILLYTSDPSTYDCAEESPSRAAPNWRRRAKCANCAIKEGRSTISIQCAIRGAIS comes from the coding sequence ATGGTCGCCGCAGCGCTCGGCGGCGTCGGCCTGGCCCAGGTCCCCGAGCCCACGGCGCGGGAGCACATCGCTTCACACCGCCTCGAAGAAGTGCTGGCCGGCCATGCCTCTTCGTCGTCCGGCTTGTTCCTCTACTTTCCGGCTCGCGCGCAGGTGATGCCGAAGCTGCGCGCGTTCATCGAGCACGTGAAGGCGTACGCGGCGGCCGTCCTGCTGGATCCGCCTCCCCCCCCGGCACCAGTCGTCCACTACCCATATCTCGATGTAATTCTTCTTTACACCAGCGATCCCTCCACCTATGACTGCGCCGAGGAGTCGCCATCCCGGGCGGCTCCCAATTGGAGGAGGCGTGCCAAATGTGCCAACTGTGCGATCAAGGAAGGCCGCAGTACCATTTCGATCCAATGCGCCATTCGCGGCGCAATTTCCTGA
- the fghA gene encoding S-formylglutathione hydrolase — MADVTTLEQHRCFDGVQGFYEHASSEIGLPMRFGVYLPPQAQQGPCPVLLCLAGLTCNEQTFAIKAGAQQHAAKHGLVLVTPDTSPRGTGAPDADADWDFGHGAGFYLDATREPYARHFRMESWLMQELPQVLQEHFPVQMDRAGVLGHSMGGHGALTLALRHPGRFRSVSAFAPICAPTEVPWGQKAFGGYLEGDPSTWAAHDAVKLLGRGARVPALLVDQGLEDQFLATQLRPERLEQACAAAGQPLTLRRHAGYDHGYFFIQSFIAEHVAHHAKALAG, encoded by the coding sequence ATGGCGGATGTGACCACGCTGGAGCAGCACCGCTGCTTCGACGGTGTTCAGGGCTTCTACGAGCATGCGTCGAGCGAGATCGGCCTGCCCATGCGCTTTGGCGTCTACCTGCCGCCGCAGGCCCAGCAAGGGCCTTGCCCCGTGCTGCTGTGCCTGGCGGGCCTCACCTGCAACGAGCAGACCTTTGCCATCAAGGCCGGCGCGCAGCAGCATGCGGCGAAGCACGGGCTGGTGCTGGTGACGCCGGACACCAGCCCGCGCGGCACCGGCGCGCCGGATGCGGATGCCGACTGGGACTTCGGCCACGGCGCCGGCTTCTACCTGGACGCGACGCGCGAGCCCTATGCGCGCCACTTCCGCATGGAAAGCTGGCTGATGCAGGAGCTGCCGCAGGTGCTGCAGGAGCATTTCCCGGTGCAGATGGATCGCGCGGGCGTGCTGGGCCACTCGATGGGCGGCCATGGCGCGCTGACGCTGGCGCTGCGCCACCCCGGGCGCTTCCGCAGCGTGTCGGCCTTCGCGCCGATCTGCGCGCCGACGGAAGTGCCGTGGGGCCAGAAGGCTTTCGGCGGCTACCTGGAGGGCGACCCATCGACCTGGGCCGCGCATGACGCGGTGAAGCTGTTGGGGCGGGGCGCACGGGTGCCTGCGCTACTGGTCGACCAGGGCCTGGAAGACCAGTTCCTGGCGACGCAGCTGCGGCCCGAGCGGCTGGAGCAGGCCTGCGCGGCCGCCGGCCAGCCGCTGACCTTGCGGCGGCATGCCGGCTACGACCACGGCTACTTCTTCATCCAGAGCTTCATCGCGGAGCACGTGGCGCACCACGCGAAAGCGCTGGCCGGTTGA
- a CDS encoding restriction endonuclease produces MKLLDDLFEMNGGYVLDFSDRTMSTFFAEELNVDIDDDAYREHGTSKAKRLRCYLNTVDLATSVKTLRALWDYREGVRKHRSRAERVPNAEGRFLSLLNRMEGKPEAAPFSEPPKAAFDRPKIMALKQRLIELSSIEPQPRGYAFEAWLRDAFNLYGLQAREPFRNKGEQIDGSFVLQGEIYLLEAKWESAKTAAADLHAFQGKLEQKAAWARGLFVSNSGFTNEGLAAFGRGKRVVCMDGLDLFDTLDRELPLNIALERKVRRAAETGLPFERIRDLFSR; encoded by the coding sequence ATGAAACTTCTCGACGACCTGTTCGAGATGAACGGTGGCTATGTCCTGGATTTCTCCGATCGAACGATGTCCACATTCTTCGCCGAAGAGCTCAATGTGGACATAGACGACGACGCCTATCGCGAACACGGGACTTCCAAGGCCAAGCGGCTGCGCTGCTACTTGAACACGGTGGATCTCGCAACGTCGGTCAAGACGCTGCGGGCATTGTGGGATTATCGGGAAGGAGTGCGCAAGCATCGTTCGCGGGCGGAGCGGGTGCCAAATGCGGAAGGGCGCTTCCTCTCTCTCCTGAATCGCATGGAAGGCAAGCCGGAGGCGGCGCCATTCAGCGAGCCGCCAAAGGCGGCGTTTGACCGCCCGAAAATCATGGCCCTGAAACAGCGGTTGATCGAGCTCTCGTCGATCGAGCCTCAACCGCGTGGCTACGCCTTTGAAGCCTGGCTGCGCGACGCCTTCAATTTATACGGGTTGCAGGCGCGCGAGCCATTTCGCAACAAAGGGGAGCAGATCGACGGCAGCTTCGTCCTGCAAGGCGAGATTTACTTGCTCGAAGCCAAGTGGGAATCGGCAAAGACCGCGGCGGCCGACCTGCACGCGTTCCAGGGCAAATTGGAGCAGAAGGCAGCATGGGCACGTGGACTGTTCGTTAGCAATAGCGGCTTTACCAATGAAGGTTTGGCCGCATTCGGGCGCGGCAAGCGGGTGGTGTGCATGGACGGTTTGGATCTCTTCGACACTCTCGACCGCGAACTGCCTCTCAATATCGCACTGGAGCGCAAGGTCCGGCGCGCCGCGGAGACCGGCCTTCCGTTCGAACGGATTCGCGACCTGTTCTCGCGCTGA
- a CDS encoding tripartite tricarboxylate transporter substrate binding protein — MQRITTVLRRFLPALMLSAVAAAPGMALAAYPEQPIKMIVSYAPGGGSDMIARLTAQYMAKYLGNNANIVVVNHAGAGGGIGFAELARAPADGYTIGMINTPNVLTIPIERKSAFKWQDYDLLGNVVDDPDNISVRTDSQIKTLQDLVTYAKAHPGEVTYGTTGIGSDDHLAALKLEKATGIKMTHVPFKGASEVLNAVVSKQVTLAIMNIGEALAAVKGGSQLRQLGQMSAVRTNVAPNVPTFREQGFDIIMASLRGFAAPKGLPAPVREQLVEALKKTAADPEFQARASAYFAPMRYLEPQAYAEELKETEAGFRQLWQVMPWGEK, encoded by the coding sequence ATGCAACGCATCACCACAGTCCTGCGCCGCTTCCTGCCGGCCCTGATGCTGTCCGCCGTGGCGGCAGCGCCCGGCATGGCGCTCGCGGCCTACCCGGAACAGCCGATCAAGATGATCGTGTCCTATGCCCCCGGCGGCGGCAGCGACATGATCGCCCGGCTGACCGCGCAATACATGGCCAAGTACCTGGGCAACAACGCCAATATTGTGGTCGTGAACCATGCGGGCGCGGGTGGCGGCATCGGCTTCGCCGAACTCGCGCGGGCGCCGGCGGACGGCTACACGATCGGCATGATCAACACGCCCAACGTTCTGACCATCCCGATCGAGCGCAAGTCCGCTTTCAAGTGGCAGGACTACGACCTGCTGGGCAACGTGGTGGACGATCCCGACAACATCTCGGTGCGAACCGACAGCCAGATCAAGACCCTCCAGGACCTCGTCACGTACGCCAAGGCGCACCCTGGGGAGGTGACCTACGGGACGACCGGCATCGGCTCGGATGACCATCTCGCAGCCCTCAAGCTCGAGAAGGCCACCGGGATCAAGATGACACACGTCCCCTTCAAGGGCGCCTCGGAGGTCCTCAATGCCGTCGTGAGCAAGCAGGTCACGCTCGCGATCATGAACATCGGCGAAGCCCTGGCCGCCGTGAAGGGCGGCAGCCAACTCCGCCAGCTGGGCCAGATGAGCGCGGTCCGGACCAACGTGGCGCCCAACGTGCCCACGTTCCGCGAGCAGGGCTTCGACATCATCATGGCGTCCCTGCGCGGGTTCGCCGCGCCGAAAGGCTTGCCCGCGCCTGTGCGTGAGCAGCTGGTGGAGGCCCTGAAGAAGACCGCGGCCGACCCGGAGTTCCAGGCCAGGGCCTCCGCCTACTTCGCTCCCATGCGCTATCTGGAGCCGCAAGCCTACGCGGAAGAACTGAAGGAGACCGAGGCGGGCTTCAGGCAGCTGTGGCAGGTGATGCCCTGGGGGGAGAAGTAG
- a CDS encoding GntR family transcriptional regulator codes for MAAAADKAYEALKQRVVGGTYAPGEQLKEEHLARELGISRTPVRAALKRLVDDGLATADPNRGVRVAEWTEFDIEETFDLRGLLESHAAELAARRGGPALAAVLDDLNDQMDRAIRKGGSELPERLQDINARFHRAILDGSGSPRLRSILTALIDMPIVLRSHFISTLQDKLQSLSHHRDLAAAVRAEDGELAKQVMQLHLRVAAHRFKRQRQDFKPAATGTARR; via the coding sequence ATGGCAGCCGCAGCCGACAAGGCCTACGAAGCGCTGAAGCAGAGGGTGGTTGGTGGCACGTACGCGCCGGGCGAACAGCTGAAGGAGGAGCACCTCGCGCGCGAGCTGGGCATCAGCCGCACGCCGGTGCGCGCCGCCCTCAAGCGCCTCGTGGACGACGGCCTCGCCACGGCCGATCCGAACCGGGGCGTCCGGGTGGCCGAGTGGACCGAGTTCGACATCGAGGAAACCTTCGACCTGCGCGGGCTGCTGGAGTCGCACGCCGCCGAACTGGCAGCGCGCCGGGGCGGCCCCGCATTGGCCGCCGTCCTGGACGACCTCAACGACCAGATGGATCGCGCGATCCGCAAGGGCGGCAGCGAGTTGCCGGAGCGCCTGCAGGACATCAATGCCCGCTTCCACCGGGCGATCCTGGATGGCAGCGGGTCGCCACGCCTGCGCTCGATCCTGACCGCACTGATCGACATGCCCATCGTGCTGCGTTCGCACTTCATCAGTACGCTGCAGGACAAGCTGCAGAGCCTCAGCCACCATCGTGACCTGGCCGCCGCGGTGCGCGCGGAGGACGGCGAACTGGCGAAGCAGGTGATGCAACTGCACCTGCGCGTGGCGGCGCACCGCTTCAAGCGCCAGCGCCAGGACTTCAAGCCTGCCGCCACCGGCACGGCCCGCCGATGA
- the ltnD gene encoding L-threonate dehydrogenase, which yields MSMSTVGLVGLGAMGRGMAGSLRRKGYPLRVCDARAGVAQDFAREGGVACATPAEAAAGCAVLVSVVVNSAQTEEVLFGEHGAAASMAPGSVFVMCSTVDPAWSACMEGRLADLGLLYLDAPISGGAARAASGEITVMAAGAAAAFDRAGPILDAMAAKVYRLGDQAGAGSKVKVINQLLAGVHIAAAAEAMALGLREGVDAAALYEVITHSAGNSWMFENRMPHVLAADYTPLSAVDIFVKDLGLVLDLARASKFPLPLSSTAHQMFMQASSAGHGKEDDSAVIKIFPGIELPRRGG from the coding sequence ATGTCTATGAGCACAGTCGGCCTGGTCGGCCTCGGCGCGATGGGACGCGGCATGGCGGGCAGCCTGCGCCGCAAGGGTTACCCGCTGCGCGTCTGCGATGCCCGCGCAGGCGTTGCGCAGGACTTCGCCCGCGAAGGCGGCGTGGCATGCGCGACCCCGGCGGAAGCCGCCGCGGGTTGCGCTGTGCTGGTCTCGGTCGTCGTCAACTCCGCGCAGACCGAGGAGGTCCTGTTCGGGGAGCATGGCGCCGCGGCGAGCATGGCCCCGGGCAGCGTGTTCGTGATGTGTTCGACGGTCGATCCCGCGTGGTCCGCGTGCATGGAGGGCCGCTTGGCCGACCTGGGGCTGCTGTACCTCGATGCGCCGATCTCCGGCGGCGCGGCGCGCGCCGCGAGCGGCGAGATCACGGTCATGGCTGCGGGCGCGGCAGCGGCCTTCGATCGGGCCGGCCCGATACTCGATGCCATGGCCGCCAAGGTGTACCGCCTGGGCGACCAGGCCGGCGCGGGCAGCAAGGTCAAGGTCATCAATCAATTGCTGGCGGGCGTGCACATCGCGGCGGCCGCCGAGGCGATGGCGCTCGGCCTGCGCGAGGGCGTGGATGCAGCGGCCCTTTACGAGGTGATCACGCACAGCGCGGGCAACAGCTGGATGTTCGAGAACCGCATGCCGCACGTGCTGGCCGCGGACTACACGCCCCTGTCCGCCGTGGACATCTTCGTGAAGGACCTCGGGCTCGTGCTGGACCTCGCCCGTGCAAGCAAGTTTCCGCTGCCGCTTTCGTCCACCGCCCACCAGATGTTCATGCAGGCGTCCAGCGCGGGGCACGGGAAGGAGGACGACAGTGCGGTGATCAAGATCTTTCCGGGGATCGAGCTGCCGCGGCGCGGTGGGTAG
- a CDS encoding S-(hydroxymethyl)glutathione dehydrogenase/class III alcohol dehydrogenase — translation MKTKAAVAWKAGAPLTIETLDLDGPRPGEVLVEVMATGICHTDYYTLSGADPEGLFPAVLGHEGAGIVREVGAGVTSLKPGDHVIPLYTPECRQCKFCLSRKTNLCQAIRTTQGRGLMPDGTARFSLDGKPVLHYMGTSTFSNFIVAPEIAMAKIREDAPFDVVCYIGCGVTTGIGAVIFTAKVEAGANVAVFGLGGIGLNVIQGARMVGADKIIGIDLNPEREAMARKFGMTHFLNPKDHPNIVDAIQQLTDGGVDYSFECIGNTTTMRQALECCHKGWGQSIIIGVAEAGKEISTRPFQLVTGREWKGSAFGGARGRTDVPKIVDWYMDRKINIDDLITHRLKLEDINKGFDLMKAGESIRSVVVY, via the coding sequence ATGAAGACGAAAGCCGCCGTCGCCTGGAAAGCAGGCGCTCCCCTGACCATCGAAACGCTGGACCTGGACGGTCCGCGCCCCGGCGAAGTGCTGGTGGAAGTGATGGCCACCGGCATCTGCCACACCGATTACTACACGCTCTCGGGCGCCGACCCCGAAGGCCTGTTCCCGGCCGTGCTGGGCCATGAAGGCGCCGGCATCGTGCGCGAGGTCGGCGCCGGCGTCACCTCGCTGAAGCCCGGCGACCACGTCATCCCGCTGTACACGCCCGAATGCCGGCAGTGCAAGTTCTGCCTGTCGCGCAAGACCAACCTGTGCCAGGCGATCCGCACGACGCAGGGCCGCGGCCTGATGCCGGACGGCACCGCGCGCTTCTCGCTGGACGGCAAGCCCGTGCTGCACTACATGGGCACTTCCACGTTCAGCAACTTCATCGTGGCGCCCGAGATCGCCATGGCCAAGATCCGCGAGGACGCGCCCTTCGACGTCGTCTGCTACATCGGCTGCGGCGTCACCACCGGCATCGGCGCGGTGATCTTCACGGCCAAGGTGGAGGCGGGCGCCAACGTCGCCGTGTTCGGCCTGGGCGGCATCGGCCTCAACGTGATCCAGGGCGCCAGGATGGTGGGCGCCGACAAGATCATCGGCATCGACCTCAACCCCGAGCGCGAGGCGATGGCCCGCAAGTTCGGGATGACGCACTTCCTGAACCCGAAGGACCACCCCAACATCGTCGACGCGATCCAGCAGCTGACCGATGGCGGCGTCGACTACAGCTTCGAGTGCATCGGCAACACGACGACGATGCGCCAGGCGCTGGAGTGCTGCCACAAGGGCTGGGGCCAGAGCATCATCATCGGCGTGGCCGAGGCCGGCAAGGAAATCAGCACGCGGCCGTTCCAGCTGGTGACCGGGCGCGAGTGGAAGGGCTCGGCCTTCGGCGGCGCGCGCGGCCGCACCGACGTGCCGAAGATCGTCGACTGGTACATGGACCGCAAGATCAACATCGACGACCTGATCACGCACCGCCTCAAGCTGGAAGACATCAACAAGGGCTTCGACCTGATGAAGGCCGGCGAATCGATCCGCTCCGTGGTGGTCTACTGA
- a CDS encoding tautomerase family protein: MPYLQLDVSRNYPVADKKRLAAAMSETYARMMSVDIRRISVAIRELGEGGVWRIPEIGGEPTPVSLMMLDIRRGRPAELRMELAKALCGHCKDILGIPEDRLNVEFTQHDGDEMYHPTLGGYSPDWKPGEG; this comes from the coding sequence ATGCCCTACCTGCAACTGGACGTCTCCCGCAACTACCCTGTCGCCGACAAGAAACGGCTTGCCGCGGCGATGAGCGAGACCTACGCGCGGATGATGTCCGTGGACATCCGGCGCATCAGCGTGGCCATCCGCGAGCTGGGCGAGGGTGGCGTCTGGAGAATCCCGGAGATCGGCGGCGAGCCCACCCCGGTGTCCCTGATGATGCTGGACATCCGAAGGGGCCGGCCGGCGGAACTGAGGATGGAACTGGCCAAGGCACTTTGCGGGCACTGCAAGGACATCCTCGGGATTCCGGAAGACCGGCTCAACGTCGAATTCACCCAGCATGACGGGGACGAGATGTACCACCCGACGCTTGGCGGCTACAGCCCGGATTGGAAGCCGGGCGAGGGTTGA
- a CDS encoding RraA family protein, which produces MPGLQILQRRRQVPAHLVDAFRGLPVANISDCMARMTAGGPRLRPMHKGGPLAGPALTVKCRPGDNLMIHKALTLARPGDVIVVDAGGDLTNALFGEIMVATAVKIGVAGVVLNGAVRDSEEIGRGDFPLYAAGVTHRGPYKDGPGEINVPIAIDGMVIQPGDLIVGDADGLLCVPFDDAEQLLAATHKKMEAEKKMLADIAAGRLDTSWIDATLKRIGCDPEPV; this is translated from the coding sequence ATGCCCGGACTCCAGATCCTCCAGCGCCGCCGCCAGGTCCCCGCGCACCTCGTCGACGCCTTCCGCGGCCTGCCCGTCGCCAACATCAGCGACTGCATGGCGCGCATGACGGCGGGAGGCCCGCGCCTTCGCCCCATGCACAAGGGTGGCCCCCTGGCCGGTCCCGCACTCACGGTGAAATGCCGCCCCGGCGACAACCTCATGATCCACAAGGCGCTCACGCTGGCCCGGCCCGGCGACGTGATCGTGGTGGACGCGGGCGGCGACCTGACCAACGCCCTCTTTGGCGAAATCATGGTGGCCACCGCCGTGAAGATCGGGGTGGCCGGCGTCGTGCTCAATGGCGCCGTCCGGGACTCCGAGGAGATCGGTCGAGGCGACTTCCCCCTCTACGCCGCAGGCGTGACCCACCGTGGCCCGTACAAGGACGGCCCCGGCGAGATCAACGTGCCGATTGCGATCGACGGCATGGTGATCCAGCCCGGCGACCTGATCGTCGGCGACGCCGACGGCCTGCTCTGCGTTCCTTTCGACGATGCGGAGCAACTGCTCGCCGCCACGCACAAGAAGATGGAGGCCGAAAAGAAGATGCTGGCCGACATCGCGGCGGGGCGCCTCGACACGAGCTGGATCGACGCGACGCTCAAGCGCATCGGCTGCGATCCGGAGCCCGTTTGA